DNA sequence from the Sediminibacillus dalangtanensis genome:
CTGCCTGCATTATACGTTCCCGAAAGTTCGGAAGAGAAAGCGATGTAAAGACATGGCTGGTTTTGTCTAGCATAGTTTTCAAACGCTTCACGGAATTTCTGCGGACTGACTTGCGACGTTTTCGGTGCTTTTCCTGCGCGCATGGCATCATAGACTGCTTTCGCAGATATTGTTTTCGCATCTTCAAAGTTTTCATTGTCGAGTTCGACAGTCAGTGATACCATATCAATGTTGTATTTTTCATAATGGCTTTGCGAAAGGTCACACGCAGAATCGGTGATAATTTTCACATTCATGTTTTCCACCCTCAATTCGGATCATTTTTAATACGGTAAAAAGTAAAATGGGAGTTTCCAAAAAAGAAACCAACATGGAATCCTGCTTAACAAACAGGCCCCGTCTGGATGATAAATTAATCAGTGCAGTTTATTTACAGTGTAAGCGTACAGCTACCGTTAGTCAAAGCTTTTTCCCATTTAGTTGGATTGACGTTGAATGCGATACTGCCGATTATTTGTACGATTAGCTGGGTATGGAAAAGAGAAGCTTATTTTTGCTACATATGGAAACGATAAGGACATGTAGAAAAAATAGCCCGATAAGATGATGAAAAACAACAGGGATACAGGGAGCGGCCACACCTGGAACCAGCCGTACAGGCGTGGCTTTTGACCGGGATAAACGAAGGAGGCAGTTATGTTTTTCATTGAAGCGAGAAGAATTTTTATCGTGATGGTGGGGGCATTGTTCAATGCAATTGCATTAAACTTTTTCCTGATTGCCGCGAATGTGTATGCCAGCGGTTTTACAGGTATTGCCCAGCTTTTATCAAGTATTTTTCAAGACTTTTTCAATATCAATGGAGTAAGCACTGGTATCATATTATTTATTTTGAATATACCGGTTGCCATATTGGGCTGGTACAAAGTCGGGAAGGGTTTTACGATTTACAGTGTAATCTCGGTCATATTCACGACGATTTTTCTTGAAGTGTTGCCGGTACAGCCATTATCAGAGGATATTATTCTAAATGCTGTTTTCGGCGGTGTCATCGGCGGTATAGGTGTCGGTATGACATTAAAATGGGGGGCATCCACAGGCGGTCTTGATATCGTGGCGATGGTCTTGTCCCGTATGAAGGACAAACCGATCGGTAATTTCTTTTTGATCATCAACAGCGGAATCATCATTGTCGCTGGTTTGCTGTATGAGGCAGAGAATGCCTTGTATACGTTGCTGACTTTATATGTAACAACAAGGGTAATCGATGCGCTCCATACCCGTCATGAAAAAGTGACAGCCATGATTGTCACGCGCAAAGCAGAGGAGATGCAAAAAGCGATTCATGACAAGATGATCCGTGGTATCACGATTTTACCTGCTCGTGGAGCATACAGTCGTGAACACAAGGACATGATGGTACTTGTGATCACCAGGTATGAACTGTATGATTTGGAGCGGATTATTTCGGAAGTGGATCCGCAGGCGTTCACGAATGTTGTGCAGACAACCGGAATATTTGGTTTCTTCCGGCGCAACGATTAATATCCTTTTTTGAAGCATAAGCCTGACTCTAGACTGGATAGGGCCGGCATCTTCCATTCGGTATGGGAAGTATTTTAAGCTGATTTAAGAGGATATAAAAAGAGCTGTTCAAAGAAGTGCAAAGACTTCTTGAACAGCTTTCTTTTTATGATTATTAACAAGGCATGTGCAGAAAACATGTGATTGCACTCAGACTTACGCCTTCATCCAATCTGTTTTACAGAAAATCTTAATATCCGTATTCGTTTAAAATAGCTTCCACTTGTGGGGTAAGTGACTCCCACTCCACATCGAATTTTTTGTTTACTGTGATGAAGTTTTGGAAACCGAAAACATTGTCGACTCCGTCTAGTTCCATCAGGTCATTCAGCACCTTGTGCTCACTTGTTTGTCCAGCCATCACGGACACGCTATTATTTCCCTCAAATATCATGGAATCCGTTGTAAATTTCATTGCATTTGGGTTCGGTGTCGCTTCCACTCGTACACTCATGCTTAGTCCTCCTATGTAACACAGATTTACGTCCATAATAGCAGATATTTGTCAATTACAAAAGCAATTGAGGATAAATGAAGGATAAGGAAAGAAGGGATTGTCATTGGATTCGTAAGTTATCAAGATACGCTCACTTATTTCCTGGGTAATAATTGTCTAGTCCTGTCGTTTTATGTTCATTTCGTAAAACACTCCTTGCATTTTTCTGGTTCCGTTAGATGGTACAGGGAGAGGGAGCACGCTATGAATTATTGAAAAGGACGGCACCCGGATGGATGCCGCCCTGTCAGTTTACTGCAATTGGTTATGACGGTTAAGCTGCTCTTCTAACTGCTGAAGCTGTTCTTGCTCTTCGGGGGAAGCGCTTGTATAAGCAGATTGGATTGCATTGCGAGCTGCTTGTTTCTCTTGTTCGCTGACATTCTGGCCGCCGTTTGTCATGTTGGTTATACGGTTCATCGCATTTCTAGCTTGCTGCATGAAATTGTTTGCCATTGTTAAAAACCT
Encoded proteins:
- a CDS encoding YitT family protein, whose amino-acid sequence is MFFIEARRIFIVMVGALFNAIALNFFLIAANVYASGFTGIAQLLSSIFQDFFNINGVSTGIILFILNIPVAILGWYKVGKGFTIYSVISVIFTTIFLEVLPVQPLSEDIILNAVFGGVIGGIGVGMTLKWGASTGGLDIVAMVLSRMKDKPIGNFFLIINSGIIIVAGLLYEAENALYTLLTLYVTTRVIDALHTRHEKVTAMIVTRKAEEMQKAIHDKMIRGITILPARGAYSREHKDMMVLVITRYELYDLERIISEVDPQAFTNVVQTTGIFGFFRRND
- a CDS encoding NifU N-terminal domain-containing protein, which translates into the protein MSVRVEATPNPNAMKFTTDSMIFEGNNSVSVMAGQTSEHKVLNDLMELDGVDNVFGFQNFITVNKKFDVEWESLTPQVEAILNEYGY
- a CDS encoding DUF3813 family protein — encoded protein: MANNFMQQARNAMNRITNMTNGGQNVSEQEKQAARNAIQSAYTSASPEEQEQLQQLEEQLNRHNQLQ